Part of the Nicotiana tabacum cultivar K326 chromosome 20, ASM71507v2, whole genome shotgun sequence genome, ATACTTTTCAGTCCTATAAATGTACATTTTTTCAATCAGTCAAAACACAAAATAACTTTACCTAAAAGCATTCTTGATACAAGGTCTAGTACTGTAGATAGAATTAACATAACTTTGTATAGTTCTTTAAAAATCAAGCAAAATATGATGCTTGGATCCCAAATCGATTCACTAAATTACAGAAATCAACTTTCAAGCATTTCGGGCAATCTCAGGATGCTGAAAGCTACAACAAGATTTACACCTCTAGCTTGCTGTGATGGATACAGATTCTCTTTTATTCAAATTGACAAATACAAGCACAGTTAGAAACAGAAGGAGAAACACTCGAAAATCAATAACTCTGTACACGTAACTCAGCTGCCTACCGGACGATTAACAAAGTAAAAACTAACTATAAGTAGAAGGCAACAAATTTTAAACTCAATTCTCGACCGGAGGCTAACCAAGGAGGAAAGCGCTGCGAAGCGTTCTATTAGATTCTCCTTTGTTTCTTAGATGAAGCAGCAGTTTCAGACCATGACGAGGGCTTAAAACCTCCAACCAGCAACTTTGATGCAGCAGAAGCGTTTATTTTTCTCCTCTTAGATTCTAGCTCTGACCGCTTAGAAGAACCCGACGATTCAGAAAAGATTGAACCAGAGTAAATAATGGCTCGTTTATCCCTTCTATTCCTATCAAACTTATGAGCAAATTTAACACTTGCAGCAGTTGCAGCATCCTCTGCAGATGGCGGTAATAACCTAATACCAAGTCCAATTTTCTTAGAAGCAGCCTCTTCTTCGGCAACTCTTTTCTTTTGAGTCTATACACATGCAAAAGAGGATGATAAGGACACAAGTTTAGGGTATAAAGGAATAGAGAAGTGCACAAAACCAACAATAAACAAAATCATACCCTAAGCTTGGCTCGAAGAGCCCTGTTCATGGCATAATCGTCTGAATGTCTACTATCAGACACTCGCTGAAGACGAACAAGTAAAGGCTCagcttctttcttcttcttcaagtctTCCTCCTGGTGCTCTAGCCGATAAAAAGGATCCACTAGCTTACTTTTATCTGGAACGAAAAGCAGATCAGTTATCAAAAAACTCCTCTGCTCCTAATCACTATAGTGCATTACAATAAAGCACTGTACA contains:
- the LOC107788053 gene encoding uncharacterized protein LOC107788053 gives rise to the protein MSSLAAARADNFYYPPEWSPKKGSLNKFNGQHALRERARKIDQGILIIRFEMPYNIWCGGCESMIAKGVRFNAEKKQVGNYYSTKIWSFSMKSACCKHEIVIQTDPKNCEYVIISGARKKIEDYDAEDAETLVLPVDEDKSKLVDPFYRLEHQEEDLKKKKEAEPLLVRLQRVSDSRHSDDYAMNRALRAKLRTQKKRVAEEEAASKKIGLGIRLLPPSAEDAATAASVKFAHKFDRNRRDKRAIIYSGSIFSESSGSSKRSELESKRRKINASAASKLLVGGFKPSSWSETAASSKKQRRI